A stretch of DNA from Sugiyamaella lignohabitans strain CBS 10342 chromosome B, complete sequence:
caaaatcacAGTCGAGTCGCGAATAGCTAACAGGAAAGACGATGGTTTGTTACTGATGCCAGAGCTATCAGGTCGATGGAGGTACAACCAATTTAAGATCAGATCTAACGGCTGGATCAAATGACTCTCCACAAACAAATGCCCTAAGAAGAAAGACCAAGTTCAATACAGTAAAGATCAGTCGAGTTCAGACCAATCCAATCAAGTCCAGTCAAGTCCAGTCACCTCCGTTTGGTCCGTTTGTCGAGCCCtggtatatttatatgctGTGATACTTTAAGGTCGTTAGGAACTGTTAGCCTATCAGAGGAAGTTGCAATCTACTTACAGTCTTTCTGTGACTTTGAGAACAGTTTAGTTATTGAATGGTGTATTTCTTTCAACCTTTTTGTTAATGTTATTGTACAAGTGAGCAGTCAAGTCACCGGCCCACTGCTGCGTAATGCTGGATATGAGTAGTGATTGATGATGTATAAATCAGTGAATCAGGTTCCGGTTTTGGTTAATTTTTGCTTGGCTGCGGGTTAGTTTGCAGGGGGGGCTACTAAAGTTCGAGCAGCCGGCCAAGCTGCCAGCCGTAGGTAGCCTGAGTgggctgctgatgctgctgctgctgctgctgctgctgctgcccaagccgctgatgctgctgatgctgccactgatgctgatgctgctgaggcTGCCGCTGGTTCTGCCTGTGCCGCCGCTGATGCTGCAGGTGCTGAGCCCCTCAAGCTTTCATGCCCATGGGTTGGCAGCCTGTTCTCCGGCCGGCTAGCCTTCCCTCCCCTAGctcccccctccccccctcctccccttctccccccccctcctcccctTCTCCCCCCCCCCACTCTCCTCTCCTCTCCTCCCTTGCTACTTGCTTTCTGCGTCTAGCTTTCCTGCGGCCCCCGCCCTCAGCTCATTTGacttcagcagcaccagcaacaccgGCAGCACCCCCTCCCCAGCTGCCGGTGACCCCCTATTTCTCGATAGCCTACCAGGGCAACTACGCAAGATTGGGAGTTTTCTGCTGGATACGCCGCACAGATGCGTCTAATTTGCCTGTTTTCACCCAGGCGCGTTCCCTATCGGCTCTCTATCGCACACACACTAGGTCATTTGAGGCAAACCTAAGCCTTGAACAAAAACAGGTGCATCTGGAACCGCAAGGCTGGTTTGTTGGGAACTTTTACCCCTCTTTCAAGCTTTACAGGGGACAAAATAGGGTTCGGAGGCAATTGGCCGCCGATGCCCGACAGATAGGGCCGTTTTCGTTCCACGAGTCACGGAACGTTATTCTACGAAAATGCCACCAGAAATAGAAATTCCGCTAAAACTGTAACCTGGCTCTTCTGGCATTAGTCAATGGAGAATCAGTGTAAAATTTACGAGCCCGTTAACCCACGCTGCCGGGTTCTtaacgcccgactcgagcgcagcgagaggagcagcagggtctggggcggagccccagccgccggaggcagcgtgggGACGTGGACCCAGTGTTCTAACTCCTGTGATGGACCTTGGCGCTCTGAGTTGAAAAATGGCGTTATTTCCCTCAAAAGCCGGGATTCCGACGATACGAAAAAGACGTGGTACTTGGCCGGAAATGAGTCTGCAGGATCAGATTTTCAACAACAGGCACTCTGGCCGAGCGGTCTAAGGCGTCAGGTTAAGGTCCTGATCTCTTCGGAGGCGAGGGTTCGAATCCCTCGGGTGTcagtatttttttgatgttgatttattgattggattcttattttttttaactGATTCTGAATCATGTTGttctgatttatttattttttctttgatggGTGTGTGGATATATGGACTTTAAGGTTGGAATGGGAATAGAACTCAGTCTTTGGATTTTGGGTCCGGTTTGAATATGCATGAATCAATTAATGTTCATATATAGCAAGAGAGTATCCCCTGGATCAACCAGACGATCAGTTGTGAActtattcttttttaatACAAAACACAACATTgctatatttatttatagcaTGATCGAAAGGTCGGGTTAAATGGCACCGCCACCGCTGAAGCTGAACGACAACGCTAAGCGGATTCTGAATCACAAGTTCCAGGATGAAAGCGGGAAAGAATACGAAGGCACTGAGTTTGGCGGGTTTGGCGAGTATATCGCGAACAAAGTAGTCAAACTACAAAACCAAGCacaagaagcagcactcGGGTCTGACCAGAAATCAGATATCTTTCGCGGGTGTATAATTTATGTCACGGGATATACGAAGCCGTCGAtttttgaattgaaaaGGTTGATTACGCTAAATGGTGGGATCCATGCTCAGTATCTGACTGGCAAGACGTCAGTGACGCATATCCTCGCCACTTCGCTGACCCCTAGAAAACGGATTGAATTTTCCAAATTCAAAGTTGTACAACCACAGTGGATTGTCGACAGTGTCAAACAACAGAAATTGTTGCCATGGTCAGACTACCGTACCATCAAAGTCAAGTCGAGTCTCATAGACGGACCTAAGAAGTTTGTTGACAAGCACAGCGGGGGTCATACTGTTGatagcagtggcagtggtagtggtgtGGACAGCGTTAGTAGTGGTAATGGTGGTAGCGATGGTAGTGGCGGTAGTGGTGGTCGTGGAGGTAGTTGCGGTAGTGGGGGTAGTGGTGGCAGTGGCGGTAGTGGAGGTAACGGAGGAAGTGGTGATGGTAATAGTAGAAAAGACGTCAAGATTGGCACAGATAAAAGCATCCTCGAGTCAGATACAACCAGCGAAAGGAACTGGTCCAGTAGCAATGATCACACCAGCCGCAAAGACGACTACAGCCATAATATTGAGACGACCACAAACGGTCGGATCACCAGTAGCCGCAAAGATACAGAGTCTGGCATCCAAAAGCACACAAACACGGTGACTACAGGAGCAGGAGTCTCGTCAGGAAAGCCAGAGAAGCCGAAGTTATTCCAGCCAGTAGGATCCAGTGCAACATTCCGACCGTCCGGAGCGAGCGTGGCATTCCGAACAACGTCTCTTAGCtcagatgacgatgaactCCGTTTACTTCTCGAGCTACCACTAAAGAGAAAGGAACTAGAAACAGCACACGATGAAACGATTAGTGCGTCTAAACGGATCAAGACAGAGGTCAACGTTACCGACGACAACCGACTGCCGAGTACTAGCAAAGACAAGGAGACCACGTCAAAAGGATACACACTAGTAGACTCCGAAAGCTACCCTCAGACCACCGAAAGTGTTCTCGAAAACGACGTACAAGAAGCTGCAGAAAGCCCTGAGGCGGAGACAGGAGGAAAAGTAGACGACACTACTGCCAAGGAACCGGGCCAGCCACCATCGCGGCACCCTCGCTATGTCAACTGCTTGCACCCAGAGTTTATCTCCTCTTACTACAAAAACTCAAGACTACACCACCTATCAACATGGAAAGCCGAGTTGAAAAGAAAGTTCCAGCGGCTGGCTATAGaacagaataaaaaatctCAAGAAGCTAGATCCCCCATTGAAGGGGACGGAGACAAAGTCATTCTCCACGTGGACTACGACTCCTTTTTCGTTTCGGTAGCACTTCTCGACCGACTCGATCTGGTAAACAAACCAGTATGTGTCAGTAATAGTTCTTTTGGCAATTCAGATGTTGCTAGCTGCAACTACGTAGCACGTAGATACGGGGTTCGTAATGGCATGTGGGTATCACAAGCGTTGAAGAAATGCCCCGAGTTGATTTCTCTGGATTATAATTTTCCTGGATACGAAGCAGCGTCATCACACTTGTACCAATCACTAGTTGAGAACAACCCCGACTTGTTGTTCCCAGTTTCCGTAGACGAAGCGCTTGTGgatatcaccagcacctgTAAACAACTGATGAAGATCAACGAGTGTGatatttcagcagcagttgggATCCTGTCAAACCGACTTCGCAATCGTATCAGAGAGCTCACTGGTCTTGAGGCTAGTGTAGGAGCTGGTCCCAACGTTTTGCTCGCCAAACTAGCACTCCGAAAAGCAAAACCAGCAGGTCAGAAATTCATCTCTTCTGCTCAGGCAGTAGAGGCAATTACAAACATACTAATTGCAGACTTACCAGGTATGGGGTCTCATATAGCAGGAAAACTGGCTGCCAAGATGAATATCCGTACCTGTGCTGATGTCCGCAAGTGTAAAAAATCTGATTTGGAAACGCTGTTAGGAACAAAGAC
This window harbors:
- the REV1 gene encoding Rev1p (Deoxycytidyl transferase; involved in repair of abasic sites and adducted guanines in damaged DNA by translesion synthesis (TLS); forms a complex with the subunits of DNA polymerase zeta, Rev3p and Rev7p; relocalizes from nucleus to cytoplasm upon DNA replication stress; GO_component: GO:0005737 - cytoplasm [Evidence IDA] [PMID 22842922]; GO_component: GO:0005739 - mitochondrion [Evidence IEA,IEA]; GO_component: GO:0005739 - mitochondrion [Evidence IDA] [PMID 16452144]; GO_component: GO:0000790 - nuclear chromatin [Evidence IDA] [PMID 16546083]; GO_component: GO:0005634 - nucleus [Evidence IEA,IEA]; GO_component: GO:0005634 - nucleus [Evidence IDA] [PMID 22842922]; GO_component: GO:0005657 - replication fork [Evidence IPI] [PMID 17517887]; GO_function: GO:0003677 - DNA binding [Evidence IEA]; GO_function: GO:0003887 - DNA-directed DNA polymerase activity [Evidence IEA]; GO_function: GO:0003887 - DNA-directed DNA polymerase activity [Evidence IDA] [PMID 8751446]; GO_function: GO:0003684 - damaged DNA binding [Evidence IEA]; GO_function: GO:0017125 - deoxycytidyl transferase activity [Evidence IDA] [PMID 8751446]; GO_function: GO:0000287 - magnesium ion binding [Evidence IEA]; GO_function: GO:0046872 - metal ion binding [Evidence IEA]; GO_function: GO:0016779 - nucleotidyltransferase activity [Evidence IEA,IEA]; GO_function: GO:0016740 - transferase activity [Evidence IEA]; GO_process: GO:0006281 - DNA repair [Evidence IEA,IEA]; GO_process: GO:0006260 - DNA replication [Evidence IEA]; GO_process: GO:0006261 - DNA-dependent DNA replication [Evidence IEA]; GO_process: GO:0006974 - cellular response to DNA damage stimulus [Evidence IEA]; GO_process: GO:0070987 - error-free translesion synthesis [Evidence IMP] [PMID 10540291]; GO_process: GO:0070987 - error-free translesion synthesis [Evidence IDA] [PMID 8751446]; GO_process: GO:0042276 - error-prone translesion synthesis [Evidence IMP] [PMID 17248528]; GO_process: GO:0042276 - error-prone translesion synthesis [Evidence IDA] [PMID 8751446]; GO_process: GO:0042276 - error-prone translesion synthesis [Evidence IGI] [PMID 9765213]), which codes for MAPPPLKLNDNAKRILNHKFQDESGKEYEGTEFGGFGEYIANKVVKLQNQAQEAALGSDQKSDIFRGCIIYVTGYTKPSIFELKRLITLNGGIHAQYLTGKTSVTHILATSLTPRKRIEFSKFKVVQPQWIVDSVKQQKLLPWSDYRTIKVKSSLIDGPKKFVDKHSGGHTVDSSGSGSGVDSVSSGNGGSDGSGGSGGRGGSCGSGGSGGSGGSGGNGGSGDGNSRKDVKIGTDKSILESDTTSERNWSSSNDHTSRKDDYSHNIETTTNGRITSSRKDTESGIQKHTNTVTTGAGVSSGKPEKPKLFQPVGSSATFRPSGASVAFRTTSLSSDDDELRLLLELPLKRKELETAHDETISASKRIKTEVNVTDDNRLPSTSKDKETTSKGYTLVDSESYPQTTESVLENDVQEAAESPEAETGGKVDDTTAKEPGQPPSRHPRYVNCLHPEFISSYYKNSRLHHLSTWKAELKRKFQRLAIEQNKKSQEARSPIEGDGDKVILHVDYDSFFVSVALLDRLDLVNKPVCVSNSSFGNSDVASCNYVARRYGVRNGMWVSQALKKCPELISLDYNFPGYEAASSHLYQSLVENNPDLLFPVSVDEALVDITSTCKQLMKINECDISAAVGILSNRLRNRIRELTGLEASVGAGPNVLLAKLALRKAKPAGQKFISSAQAVEAITNILIADLPGMGSHIAGKLAAKMNIRTCADVRKCKKSDLETLLGTKTAAKLYDYAFGLDDTDISNIAGPKSIGVEIAWAVRVNNEDEADLFLSNLTKELCQRMDKAMVKAKYLTLKIYQRADGAPREPPKYMGCGVCDAYSKSTILDEITRDHDIIFGELRKMIRAFGCPWIDLRGVGIQMKLDDEENPDKKDATKAQQTISQAIKRAETAPAVTKHQDPNAVSLPSSTTSNIPANGPQSPVPPSVKRESSTTPSPVKVSPSKQKKKMIPVMPKPRKGLTTFTQMTTKINMDTLNELPTQIRDEVIEHHNLATKHRRPKPQQSTPQPSAVSLPHYEPVSFAGLTSQQEVRDRITTWIDTCLETGPHYDDVCLFETYLLDVITRDSNWNKVPQLLNWMTSYINSKPGPSEWTVLINIYSRVARDALLQHRGIRLSH